A DNA window from Fodinibius sp. Rm-B-1B1-1 contains the following coding sequences:
- the accD gene encoding acetyl-CoA carboxylase, carboxyltransferase subunit beta: MAWFKRKDKNIQTDQRKEMPEGVWVKVPKTGETVHRRELEDNFWVDPLSGYHFRVGSDEYFSFLFDDGEFEEIGQDIQPTDPLDFEDRKKYSDRLDEYQEKTGKTDAVRVGIGKMNDLDVVITCMDFSFIGGSMGSVVGERIGMAIDHARENEKPLIIISQSGGARMMESVLSLMQMAKTSAKLAQLEESGVPYISLMTNPTTGGVTASFAMLGDFNIAEPEALIGFAGPRVIRQTIGRDLPEGFQRSEYLLEHGFLDFITPRPQLKEKLSNLIKILLHKYEE, encoded by the coding sequence ATGGCTTGGTTTAAACGTAAGGATAAGAACATACAAACCGATCAGCGTAAAGAGATGCCGGAAGGTGTTTGGGTAAAAGTCCCCAAAACCGGTGAGACGGTCCACCGCCGCGAGCTCGAAGATAACTTCTGGGTGGATCCGCTGAGCGGATATCATTTCCGTGTTGGCAGCGACGAGTATTTCTCATTTCTGTTTGATGACGGAGAGTTTGAGGAAATTGGTCAGGATATTCAACCCACCGACCCGCTTGATTTTGAAGATCGTAAAAAATACAGCGATCGCCTTGATGAATATCAGGAGAAAACCGGTAAAACGGATGCTGTGCGTGTTGGGATTGGAAAGATGAACGATCTCGATGTTGTTATCACCTGCATGGATTTCAGTTTTATCGGCGGAAGTATGGGATCGGTCGTAGGAGAACGTATTGGTATGGCTATCGATCATGCTCGTGAAAATGAAAAGCCACTGATTATTATTTCGCAGTCGGGTGGTGCACGAATGATGGAAAGTGTTTTAAGCCTCATGCAGATGGCTAAAACATCGGCTAAATTGGCACAACTGGAAGAATCTGGCGTGCCTTACATCTCACTTATGACGAATCCGACTACGGGTGGTGTTACGGCAAGTTTTGCGATGCTGGGCGATTTCAATATTGCCGAACCAGAAGCGCTTATCGGCTTTGCCGGACCGCGGGTAATACGTCAGACCATTGGCCGTGATTTACCAGAAGGATTCCAGCGATCAGAGTATCTACTTGAGCATGGATTTTTGGATTTTATAACCCCTCGTCCACAACTCAAAGAAAAGCTTTCCAATCTGATTAAAATTTTACTTCACAAGTACGAAGAGTAA
- the rpoN gene encoding RNA polymerase factor sigma-54, protein MIKTGQQMNQKQSQQQRLSPQQIQYIKLLQLPTIALEQRIKEELEENPVLEEGQPEDTFDEVESEWEEQKNDDELDPVDQNEEIDWDEFMQNTEYDGENYSRGSSYSGGGGNDSWRDLPNPYHESLLEELEQQVSLLDFTEEQKLIADQVLGSLDQDGYFRREIEAVVDNIAFNHGTLTNEEEVEKVRKEIQQLDPLGIASRDLRDCLLIQLELMDDEAGRDDAIKMLRDHWDLFEKKHFKKLKKKLDVNDEELKMAFDCITGLDPKPGAVGTAVDDTSNYIEPDFEVYYQPAEKGDVDGEEEGDFVITLNNGNVPPLRISPRYKEMWDDLKKKKKKSKQTKETKNFIKNKIESAQWFIDSIRQRQNTLMNTMKTIVALQKDFFKHGEGLKPMILKDIAERVNLDISTISRVVNGKYVQTHFGVFELKYFFSEGIETEDGEEVSSTEVKNAVQEIVDNENKQKPLSDQAIVKKLKDRGYKVARRTVSKYRKKLNIPVARLRKEIM, encoded by the coding sequence ATGATTAAAACCGGCCAGCAAATGAATCAAAAGCAGTCGCAGCAGCAGCGACTGTCCCCCCAGCAGATACAGTATATTAAACTGTTGCAGCTGCCTACGATAGCGTTAGAGCAGCGTATCAAGGAGGAGCTGGAGGAAAACCCGGTGCTTGAAGAGGGGCAGCCCGAGGATACTTTTGATGAGGTGGAATCGGAGTGGGAAGAGCAGAAAAATGATGATGAGCTGGATCCCGTGGATCAAAATGAAGAGATCGACTGGGATGAGTTTATGCAAAATACAGAGTATGATGGCGAAAATTATAGTCGTGGTTCAAGTTATTCCGGGGGCGGAGGAAACGACAGTTGGCGCGACTTGCCCAATCCTTATCACGAGTCGTTGCTTGAAGAGCTTGAACAGCAAGTAAGTTTGCTCGATTTTACGGAGGAGCAAAAGCTTATAGCTGATCAAGTGTTGGGTTCGCTGGATCAGGATGGATATTTTCGTCGCGAAATTGAAGCCGTGGTCGATAATATTGCTTTTAATCATGGAACCCTTACCAATGAAGAGGAAGTCGAAAAAGTCCGAAAAGAAATTCAGCAGTTAGATCCGCTGGGGATAGCTTCGCGCGATTTGCGGGATTGCCTGTTGATTCAGCTGGAATTAATGGATGACGAAGCAGGGCGTGATGATGCTATCAAGATGTTACGTGACCATTGGGACCTATTTGAGAAAAAGCATTTTAAGAAACTTAAGAAAAAGCTGGACGTCAATGACGAAGAGCTCAAAATGGCTTTTGACTGTATCACTGGTCTTGACCCTAAACCCGGTGCGGTAGGGACGGCTGTAGATGATACCTCCAATTATATTGAACCTGATTTTGAGGTTTATTATCAACCTGCAGAAAAGGGAGATGTGGATGGAGAAGAAGAAGGAGATTTTGTTATTACGTTGAATAACGGAAATGTGCCCCCGCTGCGAATTTCACCACGTTATAAAGAGATGTGGGATGATCTGAAAAAGAAGAAAAAGAAAAGTAAGCAGACGAAGGAAACTAAGAACTTTATCAAAAATAAAATAGAGTCGGCCCAGTGGTTTATTGATTCCATTCGTCAGCGGCAAAATACGCTGATGAATACGATGAAAACGATTGTGGCCCTGCAGAAAGATTTCTTTAAGCACGGTGAAGGGCTTAAGCCGATGATCTTAAAAGATATTGCCGAGCGTGTAAATCTCGATATTTCAACTATTTCTCGTGTGGTAAATGGTAAATATGTGCAAACGCATTTTGGGGTTTTTGAGCTGAAATACTTTTTTAGCGAGGGTATTGAAACTGAAGACGGCGAAGAGGTTTCGAGTACAGAAGTAAAAAATGCTGTGCAAGAAATTGTTGATAATGAAAATAAACAGAAACCGCTTAGCGATCAGGCTATTGTAAAAAAGCTAAAAGATCGCGGTTATAAGGTGGCCCGTCGGACGGTGAGTAAATATCGTAAAAAGCTGAATATTCCTGTTGCTCGACTTCGCAAAGAAATTATGTAA
- the dprA gene encoding DNA-processing protein DprA: protein MDNLGAQRIRLLLQSVEHPQLIFRLERYELESIHGIGPKTADEVLAFNEWEEVDRILEKTKQTGAEIMTYWDADYPDLLREIYDPPLMLWIKGERAALDTDSISIVGTRRVGDYGRKMARKFAEELVEHNLTIISGLAYGVDGVAHQATVEAGGKTVAVLGSGIDWIYPSDHKGLASRIVETGGAVISEFPLGTAPEMGNFPVRNRIVSGLSLGTLVVASGLEGGSMITAKSALDQNREVFVVPHPVGHVNAPGCNSLIKRGMGKLVQNVEDILAEVAIHIDLKKEKSENDRPQRSPKWKSMELDELSVQICEKLDKEPLHIDYLAEQLEVSTHELMPKLLELEMEGCIRQTAGKNFEVL from the coding sequence ATGGATAATTTGGGGGCTCAGCGTATCCGATTGCTGTTGCAGTCTGTTGAGCATCCCCAGCTCATTTTTCGTCTGGAGCGGTACGAGTTGGAATCGATCCATGGAATTGGTCCTAAGACGGCCGATGAGGTGCTTGCCTTTAATGAATGGGAGGAGGTTGATCGTATCCTCGAAAAAACTAAGCAGACCGGTGCTGAGATAATGACGTATTGGGATGCTGACTATCCCGACCTATTGCGCGAAATTTACGACCCGCCTCTAATGCTGTGGATTAAAGGTGAGAGAGCAGCGCTTGATACTGATAGTATCTCGATTGTAGGTACACGGAGAGTGGGGGATTACGGCCGCAAAATGGCACGTAAATTTGCCGAGGAATTAGTGGAGCATAATTTAACGATTATTAGTGGATTGGCATATGGCGTTGATGGTGTTGCTCATCAGGCTACGGTAGAGGCCGGCGGAAAAACAGTAGCTGTATTGGGCTCGGGCATTGATTGGATTTACCCCAGTGATCATAAGGGGTTGGCATCTCGTATTGTCGAAACAGGAGGGGCGGTAATTTCAGAATTTCCCCTGGGCACGGCACCGGAAATGGGCAATTTTCCCGTCCGTAATCGTATTGTAAGTGGATTGAGTTTAGGAACGTTAGTGGTGGCATCTGGCTTGGAAGGCGGGAGTATGATTACGGCGAAGTCGGCACTGGATCAAAATCGAGAGGTGTTTGTAGTTCCCCACCCTGTAGGTCATGTCAATGCACCGGGTTGTAATAGTTTAATAAAGCGCGGGATGGGTAAGCTTGTGCAGAATGTGGAGGATATTTTGGCTGAGGTAGCAATTCATATTGACCTCAAGAAAGAAAAGTCGGAAAATGATAGGCCTCAAAGATCACCAAAATGGAAGTCTATGGAGCTTGATGAATTAAGTGTTCAAATTTGTGAAAAATTGGATAAAGAGCCATTACATATTGATTATCTTGCTGAACAGTTAGAGGTAAGTACACACGAACTGATGCCGAAGCTGTTGGAACTTGAGATGGAAGGATGTATCAGGCAGACGGCTGGCAAAAACTTTGAGGTACTATAA
- the obgE gene encoding GTPase ObgE yields the protein MGRVQFADYAKIYVTGGDGGPGSVHFRREKYVPRGGPDGGDGGDGGDVILKGNEQLNTLLDLRYRKYVNAKDGERGGSSKKKGKDGQDEILEAPLGCVVYDADTKERLGEITEHEQEIVVAQGGKGGLGNWHFRSSTNQTPRHAQPGEEGTERAIEIELKLIADVGLVGFPNAGKSTLLSAISGAKPKIDSYPFTTLSPNLGVVTMPDYRTFVMADIPGIIEEAHDGRGLGIQFLRHIERNNVLLFLVSSQQDIEYEYNALLEELKKYRADLLDKPRILAITKMDLQENYELDEEKKVDLNIPVVEISSATNYHIDELKEVIWKKIQEVESSREDA from the coding sequence ATGGGACGAGTTCAATTCGCTGATTACGCAAAAATTTATGTTACCGGCGGTGACGGCGGACCGGGTTCGGTACACTTTCGACGTGAAAAGTATGTGCCTCGCGGTGGTCCCGATGGGGGGGACGGCGGCGATGGCGGTGATGTGATCCTCAAGGGGAATGAGCAGTTAAATACGTTGTTGGATCTTCGCTATCGCAAATATGTAAATGCTAAAGATGGAGAACGTGGTGGATCCAGCAAAAAGAAGGGCAAAGACGGGCAAGATGAAATTTTAGAAGCTCCATTAGGCTGTGTGGTGTATGATGCTGATACCAAAGAGCGACTGGGCGAAATTACCGAACACGAGCAAGAAATTGTGGTCGCCCAAGGGGGTAAGGGAGGACTCGGAAACTGGCATTTTCGTAGTTCAACGAATCAAACGCCACGACACGCACAGCCTGGCGAAGAAGGTACCGAACGAGCAATCGAGATAGAACTCAAACTGATTGCTGATGTGGGGCTTGTGGGATTTCCCAATGCTGGAAAAAGTACGCTCTTGTCAGCGATTTCAGGAGCCAAGCCAAAAATTGATTCCTATCCTTTTACAACGCTTTCTCCCAATTTGGGTGTGGTAACCATGCCCGACTATCGCACATTTGTAATGGCTGATATTCCCGGCATCATTGAAGAGGCACATGATGGACGTGGGTTGGGAATTCAGTTTTTGCGGCATATAGAGCGCAATAATGTGCTGTTGTTTCTGGTGAGTTCGCAACAGGATATTGAGTACGAATACAATGCTTTGCTCGAAGAATTAAAGAAATATCGGGCTGATTTATTAGACAAGCCACGTATTTTGGCTATCACCAAAATGGATCTTCAGGAGAATTATGAACTGGATGAAGAGAAAAAAGTAGATTTAAATATTCCGGTAGTTGAAATTTCGTCGGCAACCAACTACCATATAGATGAACTGAAAGAAGTCATCTGGAAGAAAATACAAGAAGTTGAATCCTCAAGAGAAGACGCCTAA
- a CDS encoding DUF3109 family protein, whose amino-acid sequence MFRVEDTILSDDIATAQFACDLPKCKGACCVVGDAGAPVTEKEVPKLEEAYALLKDDLHPEARQTVEKWGIVQKSRDGLELSCRDNAECIFVSYSKDGVAYCAIQKAYLDDKLEWEKPMSCHLYPLRLNKVGNITYANFEYIPKLCAAACSKGKEEVIYLSDFLKEPLIRRFGKQWYEKFQETCKEMRMKSNEAVTL is encoded by the coding sequence ATGTTTAGAGTAGAAGATACCATATTGTCTGATGATATTGCCACGGCGCAGTTTGCTTGCGATTTGCCTAAATGCAAGGGAGCATGCTGCGTGGTGGGTGATGCGGGGGCACCGGTAACAGAAAAGGAGGTGCCTAAGCTGGAAGAAGCTTATGCACTTTTGAAGGATGATTTGCATCCAGAAGCCCGACAAACAGTTGAAAAGTGGGGAATTGTTCAGAAATCGCGAGACGGTCTGGAGTTAAGTTGTCGTGATAATGCGGAGTGTATATTTGTATCATACAGTAAAGATGGTGTAGCGTACTGTGCTATCCAGAAAGCATACTTAGATGATAAGCTGGAATGGGAAAAACCGATGAGTTGTCATTTATACCCACTTCGGCTTAATAAAGTTGGAAATATTACGTATGCTAATTTTGAATATATTCCCAAGTTGTGTGCAGCAGCTTGCAGTAAAGGAAAAGAAGAAGTGATCTATTTGTCTGACTTTTTAAAAGAACCGCTGATTCGTCGTTTTGGAAAGCAGTGGTATGAAAAATTTCAGGAAACTTGTAAGGAAATGCGAATGAAATCAAATGAGGCCGTCACATTATGA
- a CDS encoding S9 family peptidase: MKKLLIVVFIFGWILQPAIAQEKESLQFSHVVNGTFSPEGIRSVNWMQDGRFYTALEQTPNDIELRKYNILNGDYEVLVASSDLRVEGRQKPIAIQGYQFSADERKVLIKTDVEQIWRRSTRENYFVYDLESGEIQKLTQSNQKQQYAKLSPSGNKAAFVQDNNLYLVDLTTGEEQAITEDGKFNHIINGATDWVYEEEFGFAKAWYWSPDGQKIAFYRFDESDVKEFFMTEWGNLYPGLTRFKYPKAGEENSVVKIGVYDLNSGKTTWMDVGSENDQYIPRINWTKDSDVLAIRRMNRLQNRQDLMLADVNTGDTEIIKTETSEAWVDVNDDLKFLANGEQFFYASEESGYNHIYLYDMSGDMVRQVTQGDWEVTNFLGYDEQSQTLYYVSTEESPLERHLYSINLDGSGKQKLSNGEGWNEINMSRDFQYYIQTFSMPTTPPKYTLHKSDGETVRMLEENEVLANKLQQYHLPEKEYIEIPLEQTTLNGYIMKPHDFDPEKEYPTLFYVYGGPGSQTVTKQFGSGQRAMWHQYIAEQGYVVVSVDNRGTGARGRDFEKQTYKKLGQYETEDQIDAAEYLTEHYDFIDEERLGIWGWSYGGYMSSLVLAQGGDIFNTAIAVAPVTHWQFYDTIYTERFMQTPQMNPAGYRKGSPITYADQIDGNYLLIHGTGDDNVHFQNSVALVNKLVEEDVQFESMYYPNRSHAIYGGNTRKHLYKMMSNFILENL; this comes from the coding sequence ATGAAGAAATTACTGATTGTTGTTTTTATTTTCGGATGGATACTTCAGCCGGCTATTGCCCAAGAGAAAGAGTCGCTGCAGTTTAGCCATGTGGTGAATGGCACGTTTTCGCCCGAGGGCATTCGCAGTGTCAACTGGATGCAGGATGGACGATTTTACACGGCGTTAGAACAAACTCCAAATGATATTGAGCTTCGCAAGTATAACATCCTGAATGGAGATTATGAGGTGTTAGTAGCAAGTTCTGATCTGAGGGTTGAAGGCCGGCAAAAGCCCATTGCTATTCAGGGGTATCAGTTTTCGGCAGATGAAAGAAAAGTGTTGATTAAAACTGATGTCGAGCAAATTTGGAGACGCAGTACCCGAGAAAACTATTTTGTGTATGACCTGGAATCGGGAGAAATCCAGAAGTTGACGCAATCAAATCAAAAACAGCAATACGCAAAGCTCTCTCCATCAGGTAACAAAGCTGCTTTTGTGCAGGATAACAACTTGTATTTAGTAGATTTAACGACCGGTGAGGAGCAAGCGATTACCGAAGATGGCAAGTTCAATCATATTATCAACGGGGCCACGGACTGGGTATATGAAGAGGAGTTCGGTTTTGCCAAGGCTTGGTATTGGTCTCCCGATGGACAAAAAATTGCTTTTTATCGTTTTGATGAATCTGATGTGAAAGAATTTTTTATGACGGAATGGGGAAACCTCTATCCCGGCTTGACACGTTTTAAATATCCCAAAGCAGGCGAAGAAAATTCAGTTGTAAAGATTGGAGTATATGATCTGAACTCTGGAAAAACTACGTGGATGGATGTAGGATCTGAAAACGATCAGTATATCCCGCGTATTAACTGGACTAAAGATTCTGATGTATTAGCTATCCGGCGGATGAATCGTTTACAGAATCGACAGGATTTGATGTTGGCTGATGTTAATACCGGTGATACAGAAATTATCAAAACAGAAACATCAGAGGCGTGGGTGGATGTAAATGATGATTTGAAATTTTTGGCGAATGGCGAACAGTTTTTCTACGCCAGCGAAGAGTCGGGTTATAATCATATCTACTTATATGATATGTCGGGTGATATGGTTCGTCAAGTTACACAGGGCGACTGGGAAGTGACGAACTTTTTGGGGTATGATGAGCAGTCTCAAACCTTATATTATGTAAGTACTGAAGAATCTCCACTGGAGCGGCATTTGTATTCGATTAATCTTGATGGATCGGGTAAACAAAAGCTCAGCAATGGAGAGGGGTGGAATGAAATCAACATGAGTCGCGACTTTCAGTACTATATTCAAACGTTTTCAATGCCAACTACTCCCCCCAAATATACGCTTCATAAATCGGATGGAGAGACGGTTCGTATGCTCGAGGAAAACGAAGTGCTGGCGAACAAGTTGCAGCAATATCATTTGCCCGAGAAGGAATATATCGAAATTCCGTTAGAACAAACTACGCTTAACGGGTATATCATGAAGCCACATGATTTTGATCCAGAAAAAGAGTACCCCACGCTGTTTTATGTGTATGGTGGTCCGGGCAGCCAGACGGTAACGAAACAATTTGGATCCGGACAGCGGGCGATGTGGCACCAGTACATTGCTGAGCAGGGTTATGTGGTGGTAAGTGTAGATAATCGCGGAACTGGTGCACGGGGACGCGATTTTGAGAAGCAGACTTATAAAAAGCTGGGGCAGTACGAAACCGAGGATCAGATAGATGCGGCAGAGTATTTAACAGAACATTATGATTTTATTGATGAGGAACGTCTGGGTATTTGGGGATGGAGTTATGGTGGTTATATGTCGAGCTTGGTGTTGGCCCAAGGTGGTGATATCTTTAATACCGCTATCGCGGTGGCTCCGGTTACACACTGGCAGTTTTATGATACCATTTATACTGAGCGATTTATGCAGACGCCACAGATGAATCCCGCAGGATATCGGAAAGGGTCACCAATTACCTATGCCGACCAAATTGATGGTAATTACTTATTGATTCATGGCACGGGTGATGATAATGTGCACTTTCAGAATTCGGTGGCATTAGTCAATAAATTGGTGGAAGAAGATGTTCAATTTGAGTCGATGTATTATCCAAATAGAAGTCATGCAATTTATGGAGGCAATACGCGGAAGCACCTCTATAAAATGATGAGCAATTTCATTTTAGAAAATCTATAA
- a CDS encoding M14 family zinc carboxypeptidase: MKNLGKAVAILIVAVSVGLPTGVLAQNDYYFPEMDETELDKEIPSPKQFLGYDIGTHYTRHDRIVAYFKELAEHSDKASFQVIGETYEKRPQVVLTISSPENHSNIEDIRQQHLTLLDPEEPVLDPSEGKSIVALNYSVHGDETSSGEAAMLTAYYLIANESDETQEFLDESVIHIDPAQNPDGRDRAAHWHNSYKSFPAVADPVDAEHNQAWPRGRTNHFLHDLNRDWFAVTQQESENRVDFYHRWYPNVQIDFHEMGTNSTYYLEPTQPVRTWNPIIPEYHYEVMNPLLAEYQTEALDNLGSLYWTKEIFDNISPIYGSTYPDIQGGVGVTFEVGSSRGLVQESNAGEVTFRSTILKHLHTGIATVRAAVNEKQKLFEYQKDFYQSAREMGQDQPTEAYIFGDDDNLSLTHKFLDLLLTHRLDVFEIDSDIEQNGKTFEAGSSYMVPTDQIHYRVIHDIFEANTSFPDSVFYDITGWSLAHGYGIEYEELESNYSNAQGAQVTELPERSGTVKGGASEYAYLLKWSDYNASPALYDLLDSDFTVRVAHKPFTANVAANHGEEFGYGTIVISVQEQGMKPSELYQKLRSVAKAHNVTFYSVDTGMTPSGIDLGSTNVRPIDKPEVAMVVGEGTSSYEVGEAWFLLNMHVGMDVTKIRSRQFPSTDLQRYNTIILVDGNYSKWKKSTVKKVRRWVRSGGVLITNEDASRWAIEKELVSEDLIKTFEDTAESKKRYNYEEQADRWRADTIPGTILEADIDPSNPIAFGTPDRRQLFIKNSSLFLDQSENPYATVAQYTNEPFVGGHINDKNLDKVRGTSAVVARSEGNGNVILFADDPNFRSYWHTTSRLFLNAIFFGQNLSL; this comes from the coding sequence ATGAAAAATTTAGGAAAGGCCGTTGCAATTTTAATCGTTGCGGTGAGTGTTGGCCTACCCACCGGGGTATTGGCACAGAATGATTATTATTTCCCGGAAATGGATGAGACGGAGCTGGATAAGGAGATTCCATCACCGAAGCAGTTTTTGGGTTATGATATTGGCACCCATTATACCCGACACGATCGTATCGTAGCGTATTTTAAAGAGTTGGCTGAACATTCAGATAAAGCCAGCTTTCAGGTTATTGGGGAAACCTATGAAAAACGTCCACAGGTAGTTCTGACTATAAGTTCTCCAGAAAACCATTCGAACATTGAAGATATTCGTCAACAGCACTTGACGTTGCTCGATCCCGAGGAGCCGGTATTGGATCCTTCAGAAGGTAAATCCATTGTGGCATTGAATTATAGTGTGCACGGAGATGAAACTTCCAGCGGAGAGGCTGCGATGCTTACAGCCTATTACCTGATTGCCAATGAAAGCGATGAGACCCAAGAATTTTTGGATGAGTCTGTTATTCATATTGATCCCGCTCAAAATCCCGATGGGCGTGATCGTGCTGCACACTGGCATAATAGTTATAAATCGTTTCCGGCGGTTGCAGATCCGGTTGATGCCGAACATAATCAAGCGTGGCCGCGGGGACGAACAAATCACTTTTTGCATGATTTGAATCGAGACTGGTTTGCGGTAACGCAGCAAGAGAGCGAAAATCGGGTCGATTTTTATCACCGGTGGTATCCCAACGTACAGATCGATTTTCACGAAATGGGTACCAACAGCACCTATTATTTGGAACCAACTCAGCCGGTTCGAACCTGGAACCCGATTATTCCTGAATATCATTATGAGGTGATGAATCCGTTGCTTGCAGAGTATCAAACCGAAGCTCTCGATAATCTTGGATCACTCTATTGGACCAAAGAAATTTTCGATAATATTTCGCCTATTTATGGATCAACATATCCTGATATTCAAGGGGGCGTGGGCGTCACTTTTGAAGTGGGCAGTTCCCGCGGGTTGGTGCAGGAGAGCAATGCCGGAGAAGTCACCTTTCGGTCGACGATTCTCAAACATCTACACACTGGTATTGCTACCGTTCGTGCAGCGGTGAATGAAAAGCAGAAACTCTTTGAGTATCAGAAAGACTTTTACCAGTCGGCCCGTGAAATGGGGCAGGACCAGCCGACCGAGGCGTATATTTTTGGGGATGACGACAACCTGTCGCTGACCCATAAGTTTTTAGATTTATTGTTAACACATCGCCTCGATGTGTTTGAGATAGATTCTGATATCGAACAAAATGGGAAAACCTTTGAAGCCGGAAGTAGTTATATGGTTCCAACGGACCAGATCCACTACCGGGTAATTCATGATATTTTTGAAGCCAATACCTCATTTCCCGACAGCGTATTTTATGACATAACAGGGTGGTCGCTGGCACATGGATACGGCATCGAGTATGAAGAATTGGAATCAAACTACAGTAACGCTCAGGGAGCACAGGTTACTGAGCTTCCCGAACGCAGCGGAACGGTAAAAGGAGGCGCCTCGGAGTATGCTTACCTACTGAAATGGTCGGACTATAACGCATCGCCAGCCTTGTATGATTTATTGGATTCAGATTTTACAGTTCGCGTAGCGCATAAGCCTTTTACAGCTAATGTTGCTGCAAATCATGGAGAAGAATTTGGCTATGGCACTATTGTGATTTCAGTTCAGGAGCAGGGCATGAAACCTTCTGAACTCTACCAGAAATTGCGATCGGTAGCCAAGGCGCACAACGTCACATTTTATTCCGTAGATACCGGTATGACCCCTTCAGGAATTGACCTGGGCAGTACCAATGTTCGTCCCATTGACAAACCTGAAGTTGCAATGGTCGTAGGCGAAGGCACCAGCAGTTATGAGGTTGGGGAAGCGTGGTTTTTGCTCAACATGCATGTGGGGATGGATGTCACAAAAATCCGTAGTCGACAATTCCCAAGTACTGATCTTCAACGATATAATACGATTATATTGGTTGATGGAAATTACAGCAAGTGGAAGAAGTCGACAGTCAAAAAGGTAAGACGATGGGTGCGTTCTGGCGGGGTGCTCATTACGAATGAGGATGCTTCTCGGTGGGCAATTGAGAAGGAGCTTGTTAGCGAAGATTTGATCAAAACGTTTGAAGATACGGCTGAATCAAAAAAACGGTATAATTACGAAGAGCAGGCCGATCGCTGGAGAGCAGATACGATTCCGGGTACCATTTTAGAAGCGGACATCGATCCGTCTAACCCTATTGCTTTTGGGACTCCAGATCGACGGCAGTTATTTATTAAAAATAGCAGTTTGTTTTTGGACCAGAGTGAGAACCCCTATGCTACCGTTGCTCAGTACACAAACGAACCGTTTGTGGGCGGACACATTAACGATAAGAATTTAGACAAGGTACGAGGCACCTCGGCTGTTGTGGCTCGAAGTGAAGGGAATGGTAATGTGATTTTATTTGCGGATGATCCCAACTTCCGCAGCTACTGGCACACAACCAGCCGACTGTTTTTGAATGCTATTTTCTTTGGTCAGAACCTGAGTTTGTGA
- the tsaB gene encoding tRNA (adenosine(37)-N6)-threonylcarbamoyltransferase complex dimerization subunit type 1 TsaB: MILALETATNVCSVAFCDEHGGVHERRTEQRGSHSEQLFLFVESLQKEHGFSIGDLDAVLVSEGPGSYTGLRISASAVKGLLFQHSVPLIGMNTLASFAMQARQQYPKAQTIHSIIDARRVHVYHQQFRFQGDVLTTDDEVEVLPIKAFEKMLQSGDVVIGTGLNRISEDALSKAQTFNKSAITAESLIALYQAGLDNFYQEEDPESFEPKYYTSNQVG, from the coding sequence ATGATACTTGCTTTAGAAACAGCAACAAATGTTTGCTCGGTGGCTTTTTGTGATGAGCACGGAGGCGTTCATGAACGGCGAACGGAACAGCGAGGATCGCATTCTGAGCAGCTTTTCCTGTTTGTCGAATCTCTCCAAAAGGAACATGGGTTTTCGATTGGCGATTTGGATGCGGTGCTTGTCAGTGAGGGGCCGGGGTCGTATACGGGCTTGCGGATTAGTGCCAGTGCAGTGAAAGGACTGCTATTTCAGCATAGCGTTCCATTAATTGGGATGAATACACTTGCCTCTTTTGCGATGCAGGCTCGTCAACAATATCCGAAAGCTCAAACAATCCATAGTATCATTGATGCCCGGCGCGTACACGTGTATCATCAGCAGTTTCGTTTTCAGGGTGATGTTTTAACAACGGATGATGAGGTGGAAGTGTTACCGATCAAAGCATTTGAAAAAATGTTACAGTCGGGGGATGTGGTCATTGGGACAGGGCTTAATCGTATTTCGGAGGATGCCCTTAGTAAAGCCCAGACATTTAATAAATCAGCGATTACAGCGGAGTCGCTTATTGCCTTGTATCAAGCTGGTCTTGATAATTTTTATCAGGAAGAAGATCCGGAGTCTTTCGAGCCTAAATATTATACCTCAAACCAAGTGGGGTAG